The genome window CTCTCCGGCCCCTGAATACTAGTACTCCCACCTACATGTCGTTTGCCCGGAAGCTGAATTCTCTTCTGCTACCCTTTTCTATTCTGAGCTGGCTAGGGCTGTTGGCTTGCGCGCTGCTGTACGCGCATCCAACCTTGTTGGGGCAGGCGGTGGCACTACCTGGCTGGCTGCTGTTGCTGCTGCAAGCCATCTTCACGGCCGCCATTTTCCTGCAGGAGCGGGCAGTAACTGACCGCCTCCGGGGCCTGGACTTTATTGGGCTGTTGCGTCGTTTAGTGCTAGGTCCGGGGTTGCTGGCTACGGCCTGCGTGGGCCTGCACTTGCTCCAACAGCTTATCCGTCAGAACCTGCCCAACACCAGTTCATTAGCTTTCACGGCAATTTATACCGTGAACATTGGCTTGTTCGTGGTACTACTGGCCCGCACGAATTACGTCTGGCGCTCCTTGGTGCTGTTCCGCTCCTCGGCCCGGCTTCGGACGCTCTGGACCTGGTTTGAAGTTTTGCTGGGTGCTACGTTGCTGCTGCGGCTGTTCACCTGGACCCCGCCTTTTGGGCTCGACACAGCGCTGCTGGGCGTTATGGCCGCGTTTGGTGCCTACATCAGCAGCCACCAGAAATGGGTAGCCTACCTCAGTCGCCGCCAGAAGCTAGAGGCTGTGCTGCTGCAACTGGCCGTTATTCTGAGCATGGGGGTGTTTGTGTTTTATTTCCTGCACACCCTGCAAGATCCGCAGCTGATTGCGCCCGGTACCCAGCACGAGTTTCTGATTCTCAATGCCTTTTCTGCCAGCTTCTTTGCTATAATGGGCCTGCTGGTTACGTTTTTTAACCTGCCCACGGCGGGCGTATTTGAGCAGAAGCGGGAAGAAATTCTGAGCCTGCAACGCCTCACCCAACTGATTCAGCGCGGACAGAATGCCGAGGAAGTGTACCGCATGTTCTTTGATTCGGCTATCCAAACGGTGGAAGCCGATGCCGCGTGGCTGGAGCTGGACAGCACCGAGGAGGAATACGTGGGTCAGCACTACCACATTGCCCCTGAGCAGGCCCAGGGCATTCGTCACCTGCTTATCGATTACAACCTGGGGCACATTGAGTACCTCAACAATGATCTGCCCAACAGCAGTGGCTTCCGGAATTTGGAGCTACCCTTCGGTTCTCTCATTGTGATGCCCCTGCGCTCCAGCAAGCGGCAGTACGGCTCCTTGTACATGCTGAAGTCTTCTACTCAAGGCTTCGACCGGGAAAACCAGAGCATCCTGCAAACCTTCGCCAGCCAGACCGTACTCAGCATTGAGAACCTGCAGCTGGTACAGGCTTCCTTGGACACC of Hymenobacter sublimis contains these proteins:
- a CDS encoding PP2C family protein-serine/threonine phosphatase, with product MSFARKLNSLLLPFSILSWLGLLACALLYAHPTLLGQAVALPGWLLLLLQAIFTAAIFLQERAVTDRLRGLDFIGLLRRLVLGPGLLATACVGLHLLQQLIRQNLPNTSSLAFTAIYTVNIGLFVVLLARTNYVWRSLVLFRSSARLRTLWTWFEVLLGATLLLRLFTWTPPFGLDTALLGVMAAFGAYISSHQKWVAYLSRRQKLEAVLLQLAVILSMGVFVFYFLHTLQDPQLIAPGTQHEFLILNAFSASFFAIMGLLVTFFNLPTAGVFEQKREEILSLQRLTQLIQRGQNAEEVYRMFFDSAIQTVEADAAWLELDSTEEEYVGQHYHIAPEQAQGIRHLLIDYNLGHIEYLNNDLPNSSGFRNLELPFGSLIVMPLRSSKRQYGSLYMLKSSTQGFDRENQSILQTFASQTVLSIENLQLVQASLDTQRVQDELKIASAVQDSLIPKNLPIDNWFEISSHALAATEVGGDFYDFLHLPGRRLAVLIGDVSGKGVTAAFHVAQMKGIFHALMQENPLARNEREKFPVPSKFMAQANNALARCLEKAAFITASLYIIDYEHGGFVFARAGHCHTLYYHSIKEEVSYFRTAGLGLGIIRHDGYEKYIKNQFYDYNPGDVMVIYTDGIVEARGNDQEEYGEERLQQMLERTYYLDADQIKEQILTDLNEFSRGQPMHDDQTLLVIKFKASQPEPSL